GAGCACGATGAGGATGGCGAAAACCCTGCCTGCTTTCCTTTCGGTGAGAGTGCTCCTCCTGAGGAAATATTCCAGGGGAACGAACGATATGAAGGCATAAAGCGGCAGATCCACGTAATTGAAGCTGAAGTTGGTAATATTAAGGAAATGTGCTGAGAGCAGGGCTCCCACCAGCAGCAGGGAGAGAGAGTTCTTCGAGAGCCGCTTTTCTTCGCCTTCCCCGGAGAAGGCGGGAACGAAGAGCCATGAAACGAAGAGATAGACACAGGGCGCCAGGTGATGCATGAGTGATTTGTATAACGTGTCTGCCTGAAAAACCGCTTCACCCCGCACTTTCGACATCATCCCGTAGTCTCTGAGCACCGCCATGATATTGAACCTGATGAATACCAGGATGGGCAGCAGGCAGAGCAGCGCTCCCGTTGCCGCCCCGATGAGCCATTGCCTCGATGCCCCTCTCATCCATATCCTCATGCAGATAAAGAGGGCAGCCACTGTTGAATATGTGGCCTTCACAAAAAAGAGAGCCGTGATGATAATACCGGTGGAGAGCCCCCCCGCCACCTCATCAAAGGCGGTCTTTTTACGGGGGGGGAAAACCTGCTCGCAGAGCGCAATGAAAAGCAGGGCATATCCATAACGGTTGTAAAGATTACTATAGGTAGCCACCTGGTATTGAAAGCCCAGATGGTAGGTCCCCGCGATAAATGCTCCCACCGATATTGAAAACAGCAGGGCAATCAGGGAGTGCATGCGTCTTATGGCAATAATCCAGGCCCACAGGGTGATGAGCACGAAAAAAAAGCAGTTCATCACGGTGATGGACCAGAGGGAGAGTCCGACCCATTTCATGGAGAGGGCAATAAAAACGAAGGTCAGCAGCCCGAGTCCCGAGTGAAAGTCCCCATGGGGTATCTGGCCGCACAGGACTCTCCAGCCACCGTCCATGAGCAGGACAGTGTCTATCCAGAAAAGGGTGTTGATGAGAGGTCCCACCCTGATGATGAGACCAGCCACCACCGCAATGAAGAAGGCAAGGAGCAGGAACATGCAGAAGGAAGAGGGCTCCTGTCCGTCCCTTGCCGTGAAGAGCTTTGAAACCGGGAGCGGGAATTTCATCTGCCGTGAGCCCTCTCCTGGTTTACGTGTAAAATCTCCCCAGAAGCGAGGGCATCTGCTTCTTCCACCAGTACTCATGGTGATCCGCGGGGGGATCCCATATCTCGTAATGGTGCACTATCCCCTGGCGCGACATGATGTTGTGGAGCTCAATGGTGGCGCCAAGAAACTTGTCGTAGGAGCCGCCTACGAGGACGAGCCTGCTGTGGTGGCGGAACATGTCCAGGTAGTAAGGATCGTTGAGGTTCGCGAGGTACTCCACGGGGTTGTTGAAATATACGCTCTCGTCGTGGTAGCCGTCGGTGAAGTCCCTGATGTCGAACACGCCGCCCAGGGAGACGGCAAAGCGGAAGAGATGGGGGTACTTGCAGGCCATGTTGAAGGAGGTGTAGCCGCCGAGGCTGAAGCCGCAGCACCCGACGAAATCGTTGTGGGAAAGGTTCCTTGCAAGCGGGAGCACTTCATCGAGGATATAGCTCTCATAGGCCAGGTAGCCCCTCACGCGGTCGGCGGGGTGAAGGTAGTCGTTGTACCATGTGTCGTTGTTGGTGCTGTCCACGATGAAAAACTGTATCTTCCCCGTCTCCATGAACCACCAGAGGTCGTCCTGGAGCCGGTAATATTCAAACTCCGTGTGGCTTCCCCCGCAGGTGGGAAAGTAGATCATGGGAGGGCCCCAGTGGCCGTAGCGAAGGACGCCCATCTCCCTTCCCACTCGGTGGCTGTACCATTGATGATATTCTATATGCGCCATGTTCTGTTCTCCATTCTCTCGACCTATAGTGCTTACGCATTTCTCTTCCAGGAGACATTTTCCTCTAAGCCTGAAACCCGGCGAAATCCGGGACAGCTCCCATGGTTCTGTATCGTGAGGCCAGGGGCCATTCTCCCGGCAGGCAGATTTTGTGCGAATCCTATGAGCAGGCTGTCCCTGATTTCTGGTAGTCCTCGAAGCAGAGCTGCATGTATTCCCTCCGCTCCTCGTCCCAGACCGAGAAGAGGCTCTCGACGGCTTTCCCGCACTTTTCGCAGCGCGGCCTGGCAAGGTCCCGGGCATGCCGCACCTGCTCCTCGACCTCGCGCTCCACCTTCTCCCAGCACAGGCGGAAGAAATCCTCTTCACTGACCCCGGGGGGGATGTCGTTCTCATAGGTGGCCTCGTATTTCACCTCCGGGATCTTGCCCATGGCAATGGTCTTGCCATATGATACCTTAATTTTCGCCATTCTGCCTCTCCTTTCCAAGGATCTCCTCCCTGCCCACCAGGCGGTATTCGCCCGGGGCAAGGTCGCCCAGTTCCAGGGCCCCGACCCTCACCCTCCTGAGGGACTCCACCCTGAGCCCCAGGGCCTGGCACATCCTCCTGATCTGCCTGTTCCGCCCTTCCCTGAGGATGAGGTGGAACAGGGCGCCCCTCTCGTCAAGCCTCAGGATGCGGACTTTTGCCGGGGAAGTGACGCCCTCTTCCAGGGCGACGCCTTTCTCCATTTTCCCGAGAAGGCTTCTGAGGGCTCCCCTGCCTGTGCCCTTCAGGCATGCGGCGTATACTTCGTATTCCTTTTCGTGGCCCCGCGAGGGGTGCGTGACAGCCTGGGCCAGGTCACCGTCATTGGTGAGGATGATGAGGCCTGACGAGTCCCTGTCAAGCCTTCCCACGGGATAGACCCGGGGGTATGCCGGTACAAGCTCCATGACGGTTTTCGCCGCATGGGCATCCTGGACAGTGGTGGTATAGCCATGGGGCTTGTGGAGGGCATAATAAACCGGCGCTGCCGGGGGTTCCACCGCCGTGCCGTCAAGGGTCACCCTGTCCTCCAGGGGATCTATCAGCATCCCGCCCGGGGGGGCCACCTCGCCGTTCACGCACACACGCCCCTGGCTTATGAGGGCCTCCGCCTTTCTCCTTGACGCGAGGCCGCAGCGGGACAGGTACTTATGGAGCCTCTCTTTCATTTTCTTGATCCGGGGAGGCCCTAGTCCTCTTCAAACTCCATCTTCCATTTCCCTTTCTCACAGACCATGACGGCCACCTCGTTTTTCCCCTTTATCTTCAGCCTTGCCTTGTTCTCCTGGACCTGCGCCTTCTCCACCTGGTCACCCCCGGCGTTTTTCATGAACTCCTTGGAGGCATCGGTCTTTTTCATGATGAGCTTGAAAAAGTCCTTGGCGCTCATCTTCTGGAGCTCACCGTTGGTGACGCCAAGCTCGGTGATCTTCTGCTTCTTGAGATCCGAGGGCATCGTGTCCAGAATTTCCTTCATCTTCTTATAGCCCTCTTCCTCAAAGGCTTTCTGGGATTTTTCTGACAGCATGTCCCACACGGTGTCCCAGTTCCCCTCGCGCATTGCACTGGTGAACTCCAGAAAAGCCTTCTTCGGGGCGGACTGGTTGCCGCAGCCCCAGAACGTTGCCGTGATGAGGACGAGAACTGACAGGAAAAGGATCTTGCTTCTCATAATCTCACCTCTCCTTTGCCCTTTCTATTCTTGGGGGGATTTCCTTATTCCTTCCTCGCCGCATGGGAGCACTCCTCCGCCGGTTCCGGCCGGGGAGACCTTTCCCCCCAGGGACAGGATGACGTTGAGGATTATGGCGAGGACCGTTCCCAGGGCGATTCCCGAGAGAGCTATCCCCGAGATGAAGATCCCCTTGACGCCAAGCCCTGTGGCCACTATGAGGGAGGTTCCGGCGACAAGGAGATTCTTCTGCTCATAGAAATCAATGCCGGCGTCAACCCAGATCTTCACTCCCATGAGGGTGATGAGGCCATAGAGGATAAGGGTTATCCCTCCCAGGACAGGCTCCGGTATTGACTGGATGGCGGCGCCGAACTTGGGGCAGAGCCCCAGGATGATGGCGATGACTGCAGCCGCCACGAAGTTATAAGTGCTGTAAACCCTCGTGATGGCCATCACGCCCATGTTTTCTGCGTAGGTGGTCTGCGGCGTCCCGCCGCCCATCGCAGAGACGAAGCTCGCCAGGGCGTCGCCAAGGTAAGCCTTCCCGAGGTGGGGGGTGAGGTCACGCTTCATGCAGCTTGAAATGGCGGCAATGTGGCCCTTGTTTTCTGCGACGAGGACCACGAACACGGGGGCGATTACCAGCATGGCCTCAATGCTGAATTTGGGCATCACAAAGGGGGGAAGGCCGAGCCAGGGTGCTGTGGCCATTTTGGCGAGCGCTGCAGGATCAATGGCGCCCAGTGCGAAGGCGAGGGTATATCCCACAATGACGCCGATAAGAATGGGCAGGAGCCTCAGGAAGCCCCGGAGGTACATTGCCACGAAGGCTGCCGTGAGAAAGGTGACCGATGCGATTGTCAGGTTGGTCACGTCACGGGCAGAGGTGATGGCAAAATCGGGATTGATGGCGTTGGCCATGGACGATGCGGCCAGGTTCAGGCCAATGATTGCCACGACGGTCCCTGTCACCACGGGCGGCATAAGGCGGTCTATCCAGTGTGAGCCCCATCTTATCGTGGCAAGGGCCGCGATGCCGTAAAGGATGGCGGCGGCGGCAATGCCAGACTGCGCATAAGGGATATTTGCAGCATTTCCCCCCGTGATTGCCAGCACGGGGCCTATGAAGGCGAAGCTTGAGCCGAGGTAGCTCGGCACCTTGAAGGAGGTGACGGCGATAAAGATGAGAGTGCCGATGCCGGAGAAGAAGAGGGCAATCTGGGGGCTGAAACCCATCAGGAGCGGCGCCAGGACCGTGGCGCCGAACATGGCCAGCACATGCTGCAGCCCCATGGGGATGAGCGTCGTGAGGGGAATCTTGTCTTCAGGGTAGAGGATTCTGCCCTCTTCCATTGTGGTTTCCTCCGTTGAAGCCTTCAGTTGGTCTTTAAAAAGCGAATTGATCACCTGCCGGAAAGAGGGGACGGAAACCCGCCACGTTCAATGGAGCTTTTCCGTTCAAAGCCTTTTATCGGCGCTCTCCTTGTTTTCTCTATACCAGGCAATGGTCTTTTCAAGACCCTCCCTGAGGTTTGTAGGCGGCTCCCAGCAGAGCGCCTCCCTCATCCTGCTCACATCGAGGATCTTCTTATACTGCCCGTCAGGCTTCTCCGTATTCCATCGTATGGCTCCCCCGAACTTTACTATCTCCCTGATGGCTTCCACCAGTTCCCTTATCTCTGTGCCGATCCCCGTGCCGATGTTGAGGGGCACCAGGTCGTCATAACGCTCTGTGGCCAGTATGATTGCCTCGGCACAGTCATCGACATAGAGAAACTCCCTGATGGGCTTTCCTGTTCCCCATACCTCCACCTCGGGAGCCTTTTCAATATCGGCCTCGACAAATTTTCTTATGAGGGCCGGCACGACATGGGAGCGGTCGGGATTGAAGGTATCGCGGGGGCCATAAAGGTTTGTAAGAATGAGATGGAGGGAATTGAATCCATATTGCTTTTTGTATGCCCATCCCTGGACTGCCATCATCTTTTTCGTGAGGCCATAGTTGACCACTGATTCATGGAGAGGCCCGTCCCAGAGGTTTTCCTCCTTCAGGTAATTTTCCAGGTAGCCGGGGTATGAGCATGCCGTGCCTATTCCCACGAATTTTTCCACGCCGCTGAGCCTTGAGGCTTCCATGAGATGAGCGCCCATGACGAGGTTCTCATAATAGATTTTTCCGGGATAGAGCTGGTTTATCCATATGCCGCCGTAAAATGCGGCGCAGTGAATGACGATATGAGGCCCGAAGTGCTTGAAATACTTCTCAGTAGCATGGCAGTCAGTGAAATCCCAGTCCTTTTTCCTGGGTACAAGCACTTCACAGCCTTTGTGCGCCAGGCGGTCCACGATATGGGAGCCCAGGAAGCCTGCGCCGCCCGTCACCATTACCTTTTTCCCGTTCCATATGCTCATTGCTCACCTCTACACATTGGAAAACTCGTTGCTTATGTCAATGACATCCATAGCCTTTATAAGCTCGTCGATTCCCTCCTCAACGGAGATTGTCGTGGTGTATCCCGCGGTGCTTATCTTATCATAGCACACTTCGTAGTTTCTCTGGTCCTCGTCCTTTCCCACGTCGGCGAAATGAAGGTAAAAATCAATTTTCTTTCTGATCAGCATCGCCACTTCCTCTTTGCTGAGGTTCATTTTCTCCGAGCCGACGTTGTAGACGTCATCCTTCACCTTTTCGTAGTGGTCAACAGCGAACATGAAGGCCCGGGCCATGTCCCTCACGTGAATGAATGTGCGCCTGAAGGACTTCTCATAGATGATGAGGTTGCGGATTTTCTTCGCCTGATAGACAAAGTCATTGATCAGGAGATCGAGCCTCAGTCTGTTTGAAATGCCAAAGGCAGTGGCGAAGCGCATGCATATGGTATTTTTTGAGTGCATCAGGTGATTCTCCGCGTCGGTCTTTGTTTTTCCATAAATGGTGAGGGGACTCAGCAAGGTTTCCTCCTTGCAGATTTCCCCGATGATGGCGCCATAGTTGCTGCCCGTGGAGGCGAAGATTATCGGGACCCTGTGATCCCGTGTTCTCTCGAGAAGCACGGTGCCATGAAAATTTATGTCCTCGGCGAGCTGGGGGCTCTTCTTGCAGGCAGGGTATCCCACTATTGCGGCAAGATGAATTATGATATCTATCCCGCCGAGAGATTCCTTGAGCTTCTCCCTGTCCCTGATGTCTCCCCGCAAGAACTCGAATT
This is a stretch of genomic DNA from Candidatus Eremiobacterota bacterium. It encodes these proteins:
- a CDS encoding alpha/beta hydrolase-fold protein yields the protein MAHIEYHQWYSHRVGREMGVLRYGHWGPPMIYFPTCGGSHTEFEYYRLQDDLWWFMETGKIQFFIVDSTNNDTWYNDYLHPADRVRGYLAYESYILDEVLPLARNLSHNDFVGCCGFSLGGYTSFNMACKYPHLFRFAVSLGGVFDIRDFTDGYHDESVYFNNPVEYLANLNDPYYLDMFRHHSRLVLVGGSYDKFLGATIELHNIMSRQGIVHHYEIWDPPADHHEYWWKKQMPSLLGRFYT
- a CDS encoding pseudouridine synthase, with protein sequence MKERLHKYLSRCGLASRRKAEALISQGRVCVNGEVAPPGGMLIDPLEDRVTLDGTAVEPPAAPVYYALHKPHGYTTTVQDAHAAKTVMELVPAYPRVYPVGRLDRDSSGLIILTNDGDLAQAVTHPSRGHEKEYEVYAACLKGTGRGALRSLLGKMEKGVALEEGVTSPAKVRILRLDERGALFHLILREGRNRQIRRMCQALGLRVESLRRVRVGALELGDLAPGEYRLVGREEILGKERQNGEN
- a CDS encoding solute carrier family 23 protein, which codes for MEEGRILYPEDKIPLTTLIPMGLQHVLAMFGATVLAPLLMGFSPQIALFFSGIGTLIFIAVTSFKVPSYLGSSFAFIGPVLAITGGNAANIPYAQSGIAAAAILYGIAALATIRWGSHWIDRLMPPVVTGTVVAIIGLNLAASSMANAINPDFAITSARDVTNLTIASVTFLTAAFVAMYLRGFLRLLPILIGVIVGYTLAFALGAIDPAALAKMATAPWLGLPPFVMPKFSIEAMLVIAPVFVVLVAENKGHIAAISSCMKRDLTPHLGKAYLGDALASFVSAMGGGTPQTTYAENMGVMAITRVYSTYNFVAAAVIAIILGLCPKFGAAIQSIPEPVLGGITLILYGLITLMGVKIWVDAGIDFYEQKNLLVAGTSLIVATGLGVKGIFISGIALSGIALGTVLAIILNVILSLGGKVSPAGTGGGVLPCGEEGIRKSPQE
- a CDS encoding GDP-L-fucose synthase encodes the protein MSIWNGKKVMVTGGAGFLGSHIVDRLAHKGCEVLVPRKKDWDFTDCHATEKYFKHFGPHIVIHCAAFYGGIWINQLYPGKIYYENLVMGAHLMEASRLSGVEKFVGIGTACSYPGYLENYLKEENLWDGPLHESVVNYGLTKKMMAVQGWAYKKQYGFNSLHLILTNLYGPRDTFNPDRSHVVPALIRKFVEADIEKAPEVEVWGTGKPIREFLYVDDCAEAIILATERYDDLVPLNIGTGIGTEIRELVEAIREIVKFGGAIRWNTEKPDGQYKKILDVSRMREALCWEPPTNLREGLEKTIAWYRENKESADKRL
- a CDS encoding NAD(P)-dependent oxidoreductase, which translates into the protein MKILVTGGAGYVGCALIPLLLEKGHSVRVLDSLIHGGRGLLPLFSHRKFEFLRGDIRDREKLKESLGGIDIIIHLAAIVGYPACKKSPQLAEDINFHGTVLLERTRDHRVPIIFASTGSNYGAIIGEICKEETLLSPLTIYGKTKTDAENHLMHSKNTICMRFATAFGISNRLRLDLLINDFVYQAKKIRNLIIYEKSFRRTFIHVRDMARAFMFAVDHYEKVKDDVYNVGSEKMNLSKEEVAMLIRKKIDFYLHFADVGKDEDQRNYEVCYDKISTAGYTTTISVEEGIDELIKAMDVIDISNEFSNV